A genomic window from Megalobrama amblycephala isolate DHTTF-2021 linkage group LG2, ASM1881202v1, whole genome shotgun sequence includes:
- the zgc:113274 gene encoding uncharacterized protein zgc:113274 codes for MPRNYIRKTDWGSVTYEELEKAFVEVKRGKSIRTVAKERKIGRSTLQRYMKKAEEKREKTVGYRGTAEAKRILSEELEEELAENIRMLADRLHSLTPKKCREVAFEFAQKNNIPVPNNWGEQRLAGRDWLSSFIARHNLYSHVTEATSLGSHGQIISFSLDNQDEIKKEIKEESTVPVPIQDASEEESVEICDSDRNLLDTDLFLT; via the exons ATGCCACGAAACTATATTCGAAAAACTGACTGGGGCTCAGTAACCTACGAGGAGCTGGAGAAAGCGTTCGTTGAAGTCAAGCGTGGGAAATCTATCAGAACAGTGGCAAAGGAAAGGAAGATTGGCAGGTCCACCCTGCAGAGGTACATGAAAAAGGCTgaagaaaaaagagagaaaacagtAGGGTACAGAGGAACAGCAGAAGCCAAGAGGATCTTGTCCGAGGAGTTGGAGGAGGAGCTCGCAGAAAACATCAGGATGCTGGCTGATCGCCTCCACAGCCTTACTCCAAAGAAATGCAGAGAAGTTGCATTTGAATTTGCGCAAAAGAACAACATTCCTGTGCCTAACAACTGGGGAGAGCAGAGGTTAGCAG GTCGAGATTGGCTCAGTAGTTTCATAGCCCGCCACAATCTCTACAGCCACGTAACAGAAGCAACATCTTTGGGAAGCCATGGACAG ATCATCAGTTTCAGTCTGGACAACCAAGATGAAATCAAGAAGGAAATCAAAGAGGAGAGTACTGTTCCTGTCCCGATTCAGGACGCTTCAGAGGAGGAGAGCGTGGAAATTTGTGATTCAGACCGAAACCTGTTAGATACTGACTTATTTCTTACATGA